The following coding sequences are from one Rathayibacter sp. VKM Ac-2760 window:
- a CDS encoding DUF255 domain-containing protein codes for MAERLRSSVSPYLRSHAGNPVDWFPWGEEAFAEAVRRDVPVLVSIGYATCHWCHVMARESFSDPVLAERLNGGFVAVKVDREEHPDVDTAYLTAASAFTRNLGWPLTVFTTPTGEPFYAGTYFPPRAVGGVPAFSDVLDAVSEAWRLRRDEVHATAGSLSAALREATAVVPPAGALPDDAALDAAVAALAAEEDLVHGGFGGAPKFPVAPVLGFLASRGSGAELAERTLLTLAGSPLRDRDGGFFRYATREDWSDPHYERMLYDNAQLLDVAALLLGRDGVDREAVAGVAEGIADFLLATLRRPSGGFASAQDSESLIDGQRSEGGYYLAEDRSELSPPALDEKVVTGWNGLAIGALARAGRLLGREDWIAAARAAADLLIERHLVDGRVSVRASLGDSVSAARPALEDLGMLAGGLLQLALAEGAPRYAVVARSLIDGALDAATAWPPFALPGGGDPALVARGLLLAADPSEGAYPSGLSAAADAAHGLYLLTGELRYREAAEAVVGGIAPSALGQPRGFGGVLALAGRLARPVTQLVVVVPDARAEEAAELRADAHETELGVLAVVADSVAAAWAEAGFELFEGRASRDGAPTAYSCEAFVCALPTTTLPQQLATLPEQFRRP; via the coding sequence ATGGCCGAACGACTCCGCTCCAGTGTCAGCCCGTACCTCCGCTCGCACGCGGGCAACCCCGTCGACTGGTTCCCGTGGGGCGAGGAGGCGTTCGCGGAGGCGGTGCGGCGGGACGTGCCGGTGCTCGTGTCGATCGGGTACGCGACCTGCCACTGGTGCCACGTGATGGCGCGGGAGTCGTTCTCGGATCCGGTGCTCGCGGAGCGCCTGAACGGCGGATTCGTCGCCGTGAAGGTCGACCGCGAGGAGCACCCCGATGTCGACACCGCCTATCTCACCGCCGCCAGCGCCTTCACCAGGAACCTCGGCTGGCCGCTGACCGTCTTCACCACGCCGACGGGTGAGCCGTTCTACGCCGGCACCTACTTCCCGCCGCGGGCCGTCGGCGGCGTGCCCGCCTTCTCGGACGTCCTCGACGCGGTGTCGGAGGCGTGGCGGCTGCGGCGCGACGAGGTGCACGCCACGGCCGGCTCGCTCAGCGCCGCGCTGCGGGAGGCGACGGCGGTGGTCCCGCCGGCCGGTGCGCTCCCGGACGACGCCGCGCTCGACGCGGCCGTCGCCGCGCTCGCCGCCGAGGAGGACCTCGTGCACGGCGGATTCGGCGGGGCGCCGAAGTTCCCGGTGGCGCCGGTGCTCGGGTTCCTGGCGTCGCGGGGGAGCGGGGCGGAGCTGGCCGAGCGGACGCTGCTGACGCTGGCGGGCTCGCCGCTGCGGGATCGCGACGGCGGCTTCTTCCGCTACGCGACGCGGGAGGACTGGAGCGATCCGCACTACGAGCGGATGCTCTACGACAACGCGCAGCTGCTCGACGTCGCGGCGCTGCTGCTCGGGCGCGACGGCGTCGATCGGGAGGCCGTCGCCGGGGTGGCGGAGGGGATCGCCGACTTCCTGCTCGCGACGCTGCGGCGGCCGAGCGGCGGCTTCGCGAGCGCGCAGGACTCGGAGAGCCTCATCGATGGGCAGCGCTCGGAGGGCGGCTATTACCTCGCCGAGGACCGGTCCGAACTGAGCCCGCCGGCGCTCGACGAGAAGGTCGTCACGGGCTGGAACGGGCTGGCGATCGGGGCGCTCGCGCGGGCCGGACGGCTGCTGGGCCGGGAGGACTGGATCGCGGCGGCGCGGGCGGCCGCGGATCTGCTGATCGAGCGGCACCTGGTCGACGGGCGCGTGAGCGTCCGCGCCTCGCTCGGCGACTCCGTCTCGGCCGCGCGGCCCGCGCTGGAGGACCTGGGGATGCTCGCCGGCGGGCTGCTGCAGCTCGCGCTCGCCGAAGGCGCGCCCCGGTACGCGGTCGTCGCGCGGTCGCTGATCGACGGGGCTCTCGACGCAGCGACGGCCTGGCCGCCGTTCGCGCTGCCCGGCGGCGGGGATCCGGCGCTCGTCGCGCGGGGTCTCCTGCTCGCGGCGGATCCGTCCGAGGGCGCCTACCCCTCGGGTCTCTCCGCGGCGGCCGACGCCGCGCACGGGCTCTACCTGCTGACCGGCGAGCTGCGCTACCGCGAGGCGGCGGAGGCCGTCGTCGGCGGCATCGCGCCGAGCGCGCTCGGGCAGCCGAGGGGCTTCGGCGGCGTGCTCGCCCTGGCCGGGCGGCTCGCCCGACCCGTCACGCAGCTGGTCGTGGTGGTGCCGGACGCCCGGGCGGAGGAGGCGGCCGAGCTGCGCGCCGACGCGCACGAGACGGAGCTCGGCGTCCTCGCGGTCGTCGCCGACTCGGTCGCCGCCGCGTGGGCGGAGGCCGGCTTCGAGCTCTTCGAGGGCCGCGCCTCGCGCGACGGAGCGCCGACCGCCTACTCCTGCGAGGCGTTCGTCTGCGCGCTGCCGACGACGACCCTCCCGCAGCAGCTGGCGACCCTCCCGGAGCAGTTCAGGCGGCCGTGA
- a CDS encoding rhodanese-like domain-containing protein, producing MTSSPYLARPIVSTQWLADHLGRENLVVVDASVLFVPGFDGRYRYLSGEDQYLVEGHVPGAVFADLIEQLSDAEAAQPFSRLDPERLAAAVGALGIDDGSVVVVYDSAVGQWASRLWWLLRAAGHDAVAVLDGGLTAWRQEARAVETGHVAPVAGPGITVRAERPLWVDKAEVERIVRGEAPGALVCAVPPKEFTGEAGQRPRRGHLPGSVSVPAARLVDRETNTLLPAERLRALFGETLRAERIVLYCGGGIAATADALALAVLGVDTAVVYDGSLNEWAADPDAPLVVTAA from the coding sequence GTGACCAGCTCCCCGTACCTCGCCCGGCCGATCGTCTCGACCCAGTGGCTCGCCGACCACCTCGGCCGCGAGAACCTCGTCGTGGTCGATGCGAGCGTGCTGTTCGTGCCCGGCTTCGACGGCCGCTACCGCTATCTCAGCGGCGAGGACCAGTACCTGGTCGAGGGGCACGTGCCGGGCGCCGTCTTCGCCGACCTGATCGAGCAGCTCTCCGACGCCGAGGCCGCGCAGCCGTTCTCGCGCCTCGACCCGGAGCGCCTCGCCGCGGCGGTCGGCGCGCTCGGCATCGACGACGGGTCGGTCGTCGTCGTCTACGACTCCGCGGTGGGGCAGTGGGCCTCGCGGCTCTGGTGGCTGCTGCGGGCGGCCGGGCACGACGCGGTCGCCGTGCTCGACGGCGGTCTCACGGCGTGGCGGCAGGAGGCGCGGGCCGTCGAGACCGGGCACGTCGCTCCGGTCGCCGGCCCCGGGATCACCGTGCGCGCGGAGCGGCCGCTCTGGGTCGACAAGGCCGAGGTCGAGCGGATCGTCCGCGGCGAGGCGCCGGGCGCGCTCGTCTGCGCGGTGCCGCCGAAGGAGTTCACCGGTGAGGCCGGGCAGCGACCGCGCCGCGGCCACCTGCCGGGCTCGGTCAGCGTTCCCGCCGCCCGACTCGTCGACCGCGAGACCAACACGCTCCTGCCGGCCGAGCGGCTCCGCGCCCTCTTCGGCGAGACGCTGCGGGCCGAGCGCATCGTCCTCTACTGCGGCGGCGGCATCGCCGCGACGGCCGACGCGCTCGCGCTCGCCGTGCTCGGGGTCGACACGGCGGTCGTCTACGACGGCTCGCTGAACGAGTGGGCCGCGGACCCGGACGCGCCGCTGGTGGTCACGGCCGCCTGA